In Burkholderiaceae bacterium DAT-1, the genomic stretch CAATGGTCACGCACCCGACACTGGCATGCAGATCAATCAAAGTGGCATCACTGGTGAAAGGGGCGCCGCGGATCTCGTTGATCAATTTGGAGAGCCGGATACACACACCTTCACGCTCGATATCTGGCAGGATAATCAGAAATTCGTCGTTACCATAGCGTCCGATGGTGTCAAATTGGCGCACACAGGATTTGACCCGCCGCACAAAGTCGAACAGTACCAGATCGCTCGCCTGATGCCCCACTTGCTGGTTAACCCGTGCAAACTGGTCGATGTCGAGTAAGGCGACAGCCATCCGAGATTTATTATGAAATGCTCGGGATAGTTCGCGTTTAAGTAATTCAAGAATCGCCTCGCGGTGCCAGATGTTCAGGAGTGGATCGAGCTGCGTAAGCCGTTTTGATTGATCCAGTTCCTGAATCAGGGATTGCTGCACCCCGGACAAATCCCGGTTCAGAAAGGCGAGTTCAACCCAGGCACCCAAATCCTGCAGGCTCTGGTACTCGTCTGGTGTGAGCTGCCGAGGTTGATCATCGATAATACACAAAGTGCCAATCCGGTAACCCTCGTGATTTTTGAGCGGGCATCCTGCGTAGAAACGGATAAAAGGTGCACCAAGTACGAGTGGGTTATCGCGAAAGCGCGCATCCTGCAATGCATCGGGCACCACCAGCAAACTGTCGCTCAAAATGGCGTGGCCGCAGAAAGAAATATCGCGGGAGGTCGACCTGCAGGTCAGACCAATGCAGGATTTAAACCATTGCTGATCGGTATCCACTAGCGAAATCAGTACAATGGGGGTTTTGAATAGCTTCTGTGCGATACGCGTGATGCGATCAAAACATGGCTCGTCTGGCGAGGCCAGTAACTGCATCCGTTGCAGGGAGGCCAGTCGATCTGCTTCGTTATCGGGCAGGGTAGGGACTTGCATCGCGAATGGTGAAATGGATGGCAACGATTCTGATATAGATCATCGCGGCGTAAAGTGATCTGTCAGATGACGAATGACAAGGAAAGATAGGTAGAGTCAAATGACAAAAGCCCGATCAGATGATCGGGCTTTCAATATACCTTTGGAGGCGCGAGCCGGAGTCGAACCGACCTACACGGATTTGCAATCCGGTGCATAACCGCTTTGCTATCGCGCCCCGTCCACATTGCTGTGTTCGGAGAGTCTGGTTGACGCATCAACCAGATAAAATATGGAGCGGGATAAGAGGCTCGAACTCTCGACCTATACCTTGGCAAGGTATCGCTCTACCAACTGAGCTAATCCCGCATGGCGACGAATTCGATGGCTTGATAAAGCAGGGTGATGGAGCGGGATAAGAGGCTCGAACTCTCGACCTATACCTTGGCAAGGTATCGCTCTACCAACTGAGCTAATCCCGCATCACGTTACTTCATCTTGCACATCAAACGACTTAAAAGGGTTTGGAGCGGGATAAGAGGCTCGAACTCTCGACCTATACCTTGGCAAGGTATCGCTCTACCAACTGAGCTAATCCCGCATTCCGCTTTCGCGTCGTCTTCGTTGCGAAGAGCGGCTATTATAGGGAGCCTAAAATTTCTGTCAAGCGTTTTGTGATGATTTTTTTACGCGAACATCTGGCCGTTTGGCGTAAATACTAGTCAGAACAAGGCTTTTTTGGTATTTTTCCATTTGTCGCGAAGTCAGGCGGGGATTCCGCCTGCGACACGAAAAGTTTGCTTGCGTTGTTTGCGGGCCCTGTCAGTCGCTGAGAGCAGCGGCATCTGTTGTGTGGAGGAACTCCCATGAGCCAGCGTGTGGTTACGCTTGCGCATTACTATACTGCGCCCGAAGTCCAGCAAATGGCCGACAAAGTCGGTGATAGCCTGGAACTCTCCCTGTTCGCCAAAGAATGTGAAGCCGATGTGATTGTATTCGCCGGTGTTCGCTTCATGGCCGAAACAGCCAAAATTCTCAATCCGCATGCCAAAGTAGTGCTGCCAGATACAAACTCGACCTGTTCGCTGGTGACCCAGACGGATGTCAAGCGTCTGGCTGCATGGCGCGAGAAGCATGCTGATTATGTGCACGTGTCCTATATCAATTCGTCCGCCGAACATAAGGCGCTGTCCGACTGGATAGTCACCAGTCGCAATGTAGACGACATCATTGCGTCGCTGTATGCCGAAGGCAAGAAGGTGTGCTTTTCGCCGGATCGCAATATGGGCGCCTACCTGAACTACCAGTACGGCTACGATATGCCACTGTGGAGTGCAGTGTGCGAAGTGCATGACAAGTTCAACGAAGCAGCGCTGAACGAGGCCTTTGCAGGTATCGAGGGCACTTACTACCTGATCGCCCATCCGGAAAGCCCGCTGCCCGTGCTGAAGCGCGCCGATTATGTGGGTTCTACCTCGGGCATGCTCAACTGGGTGAAGCAATTCGACCGCGAGCCGGATGCGACGATTCTGGTCGCCACCGAAGAAGGCATCCTGTACAACATGGGTCTGGCTCGTCCTGATCTGAAGATTCGTCAGGCACCAATCTACGCAGGTTGCCAGTGCAATCAATGCCCCTATATGCGCATGAACACCGTGGATGCTGTCAAGGCGGCGCAACAGGGCGGTGGTATTGTGATCGATTACCTGACGGATGCACAGATGGATGCAGCCCGTCTGCCGATCGAGCGCATGCTGGCGTTCAGTCAGGCGCAAATGGCAGCGGCGGCCAAGTCCGCACCTGTGACTGCGTAAGATAGGTGATCGCTTGAAACAGCGCAGCATGTCTGCGCTGTTTGTTTATGTGCAATACGATTGTCGCAACTGACCTGAATGGATATATCCGGCGATGTCCGAGAAGCGTGATTTTGACTATCTGGTGTTTATCGGGCGATTCCAGCCCTTCCATAACGGCCATTTGTGGACGCTACAGCATGCGCTGCGTCTGGCAGACAAAGTGATTGTGCTGTGCGGTTCTGCCCGGCAGGCCCGCACGCCGCGCAATCCTTGGACGCTGGATGAGCGCGAGCAACTCATTCGCAGTTCGCTGTCGCTGGAAGATCAATCACGTGTGTTTGTAGTGGGTGTATCCGACCGGATGTACAACGATCAGCAATGGCTGACTGAAGTGCAGAATCAAGTTGATCGTGTCATTGCGGTGGATACCACCAAGCTCGATAGCAGTCTGACGCAGTTCCGTATCGGGCTAGTCGGACCGCCCCGTGGCAGTTATACCGATTACCTTGATTTGTTTCCGCAATGGGCGCGGGTAGAGGCCAGCGAAGTACCGGATTTGCAGGCATCACGCATTCGTCATGCTTACTTTGATCCGGATCGAGCCGATGATTTTGAGGCCTGTAAGGCATTGTTGCCATCGGCTGTATTCGACTGGCTGCAAACATTCCGGCAATCAGAGTCATTTGCCAACCTGCAGAACGAATATCTGTTCGTGAAGCGTTATAAGCAAAGCTGGGCAGCGGCACCATTTCCCCCCACGCTGGTTACAGTAGATGCAGTCGTCATTCATTCCGGTCATGTATTGCTCGTCAGACGCCGCTCACCGCCCGGAAAAGGTTTGTGGGCGCTCCCCGGCGGATTTGTAGAGCCCGAAGAGCGGATTCGCGATGCGGTGATTCGCGAACTGAAAGAGGAAACGCGACTCAAGGTACCCGCGCCAGTGCTGTCTGGCTCGATCCGGGCATCGCGGGTGTTTGATCATCCATTACGCAGCCTGCGCGGTCGAACGATTACCCATGCATTTTTGATTGAATTAGCGCCAACGTCAGAAGGCCTGCCAAAAGTGCGTGGCTCGGATGATGCCGATCGCGCCAAATGGGTACCGCTCTCAGAATTTACGCGGATGGAAGAGCAGCTCTTCGAAGATCACTACTACATCGTGAACTGGTTTCTCGGCCAGGTGTAACGCGTTTACCAAACCGGGTTGCAGGCGATCAGACGGGTGGCCTCGTCAGCAGGGAGGGGTTTGGCAAACAGGTATCCCTGTGCAAAATCGCAGTTCATTCCGCGCAGGGTGGCAAGCTGTTCGATCGTTTCCACGCCTTCAGCCACCAGTGACATGCCAAGACTGTGTCCGAGCACGACGATGGTGCGGACAACCGCACCACTGCGGTGTCTTTCGGTTTGAGTGATGCGCTGTACGAATGAACCGTCGATTTTGAGAAAATTGGTTGGAAAGCGGTGCAGGTAGGAGAGTGATGAGTAACCTGTACCAAAGTCATCCAGCAAGATTTGAATGCCCCGGCCACGCAGCGCATCCAGTACGGCGACGGTGGAGGCGGTATCCTCATGCTCGATCAGCGTGGACTCCGTCAGTTCCAGTTCAAGACGATCAGGCGTGATACCTGCCTGGGCAATTGCATCATCAATCTGCTGAATAAGGTCGGGTTGATTGAACTGCTTGCTGGATAGGTTGACGCTTACTTTCAACTTATTACCCGGGAACGATTTTTCCCACTCGCCAATCTGTGCCGTAGCCTGAATGAGCATCTGCTGACCAATTTGATTCACTAGGCCGAGCTCTTCTGACAGCGGGATGAAATCAAGTGGCGACACAATACTGCCATCGGGTTTGACCCAGCGTACCAAGGCTTCAAAGGCACACAGCCGGCCAGTTTTCAGATTGATGATGGGCTGATAGTAAGCACGAAACTCGCCAGCCTCGATAGCACGGCGGATTTCGTGCTCCATCTTGAGCGCTTTGAGCATCATGCCATGCATGGCGCTATCAAAGATTTCGATGCGGGTACGGGTTTTGGCCTTGTGCGATTTTGCACGGTGCATGGCGGTATCTGCATCTCGAATCATTTCCTCCGGATGCGTATAGCCGGCATCCGAGAGGGATATGCCCACGCGCGCCGCAGGGTAGATTTCGTGCCCCTCAATGGCGATCGGCTTTTCCAGCTCTGTGAGCATGGTTTCGGTGATTTGCACGGCATCTTGCACGTCGCGGATGTTATCCAGCAAGACCGCGAATTCGTCGCCACCGAAGCGTGCCACTACATCGCCTCCGCGCCGGGCGTGCATCAGACGTTCACCCGTCACACGCAAGACATGGTCTCCAAACGGATGACCAAAGCTGTCATTGATATAACGGAAACGCTCCAGATTCAGACACAGCACCGCACACAAGTAGCCGTCATCGCGCGTTGCATGCCCTAAGGCGAATCCCAGAAAATCAGTAAACAGCGCGCGGTTCGCCAGTCCGGTTAGACCATCGTGCAGGGCGTCGTAGAGTAACTGTTCCTCGGTACGTTTCCGGGCGGTGATGTCGGTAAGCGAACCTGCCATGCGATACGGTGCGCCCGTGCTTTCTTCGAACATGGCCATGCCGCGAACCAGCATCCAGCGCCACTGCCCATCGCGGTGCATAATGCGATGTTCGGTTTCCAGATGGGGTGACTGGTGTTCGAGATGCTGATCCAGGCTGGCCTGAAGATGAGCCACATCATCTGGATGAATCATGTTGTAGAAACAATTCGGGAATGATTCCATCACTTCGTCGGCAGCGATGCCCAGCATATCGCGCCAGCGTGGCGAGAAATACACCTGATCTGCGCGTATATCCCAATCCCACAGGCCATCGTTGGCGCCGCGCAGCGCCAGTTCATATCGTTCCTGGCTGATACGGAGCGCGTGTTCGGTTTCCTTTTTTGCGCGGCGATTCTCGGCTTCGCGCAATTCCCGTTCGACCACGCCGGGCAGACGTTTCAGGTGGGTTTTCAGGACAAAGTCGTTTACGCCCGCTTTCATCATGGCGACGGCAGACTCTTCACCAATGGTACCTGTGACCACAATAAACGGGGCATTCAGCTGGTAGGACTGGTAAATAGCCAGTGCTTCATGTGCGCTGAAATTGGGCATGGAAAAATCGGACAGCACCACATCCCAAGCGCTGGATTCGAGTGCGGAGATGAGGGCGGGGCCGGTATCAACCCGGATATGTTTGACCGCAAAGCCCTCTCGCCTGAGCGCGAGAATATTCAGCAGGGCATCATCATCGGAATCGTCGATGACTAGAACATGCAGGAAGGTGTGCTGAACTGTCGACTCGCTCATGGCATGCAGGGCTTAGTTATGCACCGCTTCGTTCAGCATGAGCCAGTAGATGCCAACCTGACGGACCACTTCCATGAACTGGGTGAAATCGACGGGTTTACGGATATAGCTGTTTGCACCCAAGCTGTAACTGCGCACGAGATCATCTTCTTCCTTCGAAGTCGTGAGTACCACCACAGGAATCAGTCGGGTGACTTCGTGATTGCGAATTTGCCGCAAAACTTCAATGCCGGACAATTTGGGTAGCTTGATATCAAGCAGGATCAGCACCGGCATTTCATCCGGATGCTTGGGATGGCGAGCGCCGGGGCCGAATAGATAGTCCAGGGCTTCCTGCCCATCACGGGCAACATGAATGGGATTTTGGATGCCGTTCTTGGAAAACGCTCGAATGGTGAGCGCTTCGTCATCGGGATTATCTTCAACCAGCAAAATCGGAAGCTGCATGGTAGCTGTCCTGGCCAGGGAACGCGAATAATCCATTATGGCAAGCCACGCCACAAGGGCAAGCCTCGAGCCGCCCTGTGGTGGGTAAAATGCCGTGAATGTGCGGAAATTACGTCAGGCGAGGTTGCGCGAGACAATTTCATACACGTCACGCGACAGTCCTTCGTGCGCAGCCAGTCGATCCAGCTGGGCGCGCATCAGGGCACGGCGGGCCGGTTCCATCTTCTTCCAGCGATTGAAACAGCCCGCCAGACGCGATGCTACCTGCGGATTCAGGGCATCGACCGCCAGAATGGTATCGCCAGCAAATGCATAGCCTGAGCCATCCTTGGCGTGGAACCCTGCAAGATTGTTGTGCAGGAACATGCCGATCAGCGAACGTACCTTGTTCGGGTTCGACAGCGCAAAGCCCGGGTGGGACATCAGTTTGCGGGTGTGTGCGACGGTACCGAGCCGGCGTGATCCAGCCTGAATGGCAAACCATTTGTCCATGACCAGTGCATCGTGCTGCCATTTGTCGGCAAAAGCCGCCAGCGCGTCGTCACCGGTCTCCAGCTCGGCCAGTGCAACGATGGCAGCCAGGGTGTCAGTCATGTTATTGGCTTCGTCGTACTGCTTGCGTACGGTGGCGCGCGCCTGTACATCGTCGAGTTCGGCCAGGAAGCCCAGAGCAGTGTTTTTCAGGCTGCGACGGGCGACGGCATCCGCATTGAAGGCATAAGGTGCGTTATCCGAGAGTCGATCCCAGGCGGCCAGCAGTGAGTAGTGCAGGGCGCGGGCAATTTCTTGGCGCATGAAGCGGCGAGCAGCATGAATCGCATCCGGGTCGATTTCGCTTTGTTGATCGGCCAGATAGGATTCGGTCGGCAGGCTCAGCATCAGTGCAACCAATGCCGGGTCGATGCTTTGATCGTCGAGAATCCGCTTGAGTGCGTCCAGCAAGTCGGCCTTGATGGCCAGTTCCTTGCCCGAACGGGCCGATTCGATCAACTCCTGCAGATCCTGCATCATCAGGGTCTGGCCGGCTTCCCAGCGCGAGAATGCATCGCTGTCGTGCGCCATCAGGTGTACCAATTGTGCGCGGCTGTACGGGAAATGCAGCTTCACGGGTGCGGAGAAACCACGCAACAGGGATGGAACCGGCTCGCTGGCGATATCCTTGAAGACGAAACGCTGCGAGGCCTCAGTCACATTCAGCACCAGCGTGCTGGCAGGCGCAGCATCGCTAGCTTGGAGCACCAGCGGCACATCCTTGCCTGCAGCATCGATCAGGCCGACGGACAACGGAATATGGAAGGGGAGCTTGCTGGTCTGGCCGGGGGTGTCCGGGCAGGATTGCGCCACGTCCAGCGTATAGGTCAGGTTTGCCGCATTCCAGTTGCCTGTCACGCGCAGCTCCGGCGTACCGGCTTGCTGGTACCAGCGTTCAAACTGACTGAGGTCGGCGCCGTTGGCATCGGCCATGGCGCGGCGGAAGTCGTCACAGGTGACTGCCTGTCCATCATGGCGCTTGAAGTACAGGTCCATGCCGCGGCGGAAGCCTTCCTTGCCGAACAGGGTCTGGTACATGCGCACCACTTCTGCACCTTTTTCGTAAATCGTTACGGTGTAGAAGTTGTTGATTTCGATATAGGACTCGGGACGTACCGGATGCGCCATCGGGCTGGCATCTTCGGCAAATTGTGCATTGCGCAGCACCCGCACATCTTCGATGCGCTTCACCGCCGGGCTACCCATATCGGCAGAGAAAGCCTGATCACGGAAGACGGTCAGGCCTTCCTTCAGCGACAGCTGGAACCAGTCGCGGCAGGTGACACGGTTGCCGGTCCAGTTGTGGAAGTATTCGTGGGCAATCACGGCTTCAATGCCATCGAAATCAGTATCGGTCGCGGTATCCGGGCGGGCCAGCACGTACTTGGTGTTGAAGATGTTCAGCCCCTTGTTTTCCATGGCGCCCATATTGAAGTCGCTCACAGCCACGATCATGTAGGCATCGAGATCGTATTCGAGGCCGTAGGTGTCTTCGTCCCACTTCATCGATTTCTTAACCGAATTCATGGCATGCGCGCACTTGTCGAGATCGCTATGCTCGACATAAATTTCCAGCGCCACCTTGCGACCCGAACGGGTAGTGAACTGATCCGCCACGCAGGAGAGCTTGCCCGCCACCAGTGCAAACAGATAGGCCGGCTTCTTGAATGGATCGACCCATTTCACCCAGTGACGATTGCGGTCGCTGACGCCTTCGCCCACGCGATTACCGTTGGATAGCAGCACAGGGCAACTTTGCTTGTCGGCAATGATGGTGGTGGTGAAACGCGCCATCACATCGGGACGATCGATGTAGTAGGTGATCTTGCGGAAGCCTTCGGCCTCGCATTGGGTAAAGAAATTGCCATTGGAGCGATACAGCCCCATCAGGCTGGTATTGGTATGCGGGCTCAGCGTGGTGACGATTTCCACAATCGCCGTGTCCGGCATGTTCGGAATGGTCAGCGAGGCATCATCGAGCACGTAGGCATCTGCGCCCAGCACATCGCCCTCCAGCTTCACTGATTCCAGCACCATGTCGTGGCCATCCAGGCGCAGCGGGGCATTGGCATGCGGATGCGCCGGATTGCGCAGCAGCACCATGCGCGAGGTGACGCGCGTAGATTCGTCTTCAATATCAAAGGTCAGATCAACCTTTTCGATCAGGAAGGCGGAAGGTGTGTAATCCTTGAGATGGATTGGCTGGGGCTGCTTGACGTCGTTCTGGCTCATGAGGCATCCGTATGAAACGTATGAGGGCCGCGCTGATTGCGGGCTGGGAATCCCGCTATTGTAGTGCGAGTCAGGCTTGCAAGCACTGCTGCGGCGCAGCATGTCAAAGTCTGTATTTGAATAGAAGGAAATATTCGTTTTTGATCTAAGGTGACATTGTTATGCTTTGCGCCATCTTTCAGGGTGGGTTTCATGTATATCTACGACGACTATGATCAGGCGCTGGTTGACCAGCGTGTCGCCCAGTTCGCCGACCAGACCAACCGCTTTCTGGCGGGCGAACTGACCGGTGAGGAGTTCCGTCCGCTGCGCTTGCAGAACGGCCTCTACATTCAGCGCCATGCGCCGATGCTGCGGGTGGCGATTCCCTACGGCCATCTGCGCGCGGATCAGGTACGCAAGCTCGCGGCGATTGCGCGTACTTATGATCGTAGCTATGCGCACTTCACCACCCGCCAGAATATTCAGTACAACTGGCCGAAGCTGGAAGATGTGCCGGCGATTCTGGCCGAACTGGCTACTGTGCAGATGCATGCCATCCAGACCTCCGGCAACTGCATCCGCAACACCACCACAGATCAATTTGCCGGTGTGGCGTTTGATGAAATTGTCGATCCGCGTCCGTGGTGCGAAATCATTCGCCAGTGGTCGACCTTTCATCCGGAATTCGCCCATTTGCCGCGTAAGTTCAAGATTGCCGTATCAGGTTCGGTAGGAGATCGCGCCGCGACATTGGTACATGATATTGGCCTGCATGCCGTGCGCAATGCAGCCGGTGAAGTTGGCTTCAAGGTGCTGGTGGGCGGCGGTCTGGGTCGTACCCCGATTATCGGCAGCGTGATCCGCGACTTCCTTGAGCCACACCATCTGCTGACCTATCTCGACGCCATCCTGCGTGTGTACAACCGCTATGGCCGTCGCGATAACAAGTACAAAGCACGGATCAAGATTCTGGTGAAGGCAATGACGCCTGAATCGTTTGCGGCCAAGGTCGAAGCCGAATGGGCCTTCCTGAAGGACGGCCCGGCCACGCTGACGCAAGCTGAAATCGACCGCGTATCGCAGTTCTTCACCGCGCCCGCCTACGAAACGCTGCCGGGCGACGATGCAGGGTTTGTGCAGTTGCAGGCCGAGAACAAAGCCTTCGCGCGCTTTGTCGAACGTAATGTGTTCAAGCACAAGCAGCCGGGTTATGTGGCGGTGACGCTCTCGCTCAAGAAAACTGGCGTTGCGCCGGGTGATGCAACGGCGGATCAGCTCGATGCGGTGGCCGATCTGGCCGACCAATATGCCTATGGCGAACTCCGCGTGAGCCACGAACAGAATTTGATTCTGGCCGATGTGAAACAATCGGATGTCGCTGCGCTGTGGGAATCCGCCAAGGCGCTGGGGCTGGCTACACCGAATATCGGCCTGTTGACCGACATCATTGCCTGTCCGGGCGGCGATTTCTGCGATCTGGCCAATGCCAAGTCCATTCCGATTGCCGAAGGCGTGCA encodes the following:
- the nadA gene encoding quinolinate synthase NadA, which gives rise to MSQRVVTLAHYYTAPEVQQMADKVGDSLELSLFAKECEADVIVFAGVRFMAETAKILNPHAKVVLPDTNSTCSLVTQTDVKRLAAWREKHADYVHVSYINSSAEHKALSDWIVTSRNVDDIIASLYAEGKKVCFSPDRNMGAYLNYQYGYDMPLWSAVCEVHDKFNEAALNEAFAGIEGTYYLIAHPESPLPVLKRADYVGSTSGMLNWVKQFDREPDATILVATEEGILYNMGLARPDLKIRQAPIYAGCQCNQCPYMRMNTVDAVKAAQQGGGIVIDYLTDAQMDAARLPIERMLAFSQAQMAAAAKSAPVTA
- a CDS encoding response regulator, with the protein product MQLPILLVEDNPDDEALTIRAFSKNGIQNPIHVARDGQEALDYLFGPGARHPKHPDEMPVLILLDIKLPKLSGIEVLRQIRNHEVTRLIPVVVLTTSKEEDDLVRSYSLGANSYIRKPVDFTQFMEVVRQVGIYWLMLNEAVHN
- the pepN gene encoding aminopeptidase N, which produces MSQNDVKQPQPIHLKDYTPSAFLIEKVDLTFDIEDESTRVTSRMVLLRNPAHPHANAPLRLDGHDMVLESVKLEGDVLGADAYVLDDASLTIPNMPDTAIVEIVTTLSPHTNTSLMGLYRSNGNFFTQCEAEGFRKITYYIDRPDVMARFTTTIIADKQSCPVLLSNGNRVGEGVSDRNRHWVKWVDPFKKPAYLFALVAGKLSCVADQFTTRSGRKVALEIYVEHSDLDKCAHAMNSVKKSMKWDEDTYGLEYDLDAYMIVAVSDFNMGAMENKGLNIFNTKYVLARPDTATDTDFDGIEAVIAHEYFHNWTGNRVTCRDWFQLSLKEGLTVFRDQAFSADMGSPAVKRIEDVRVLRNAQFAEDASPMAHPVRPESYIEINNFYTVTIYEKGAEVVRMYQTLFGKEGFRRGMDLYFKRHDGQAVTCDDFRRAMADANGADLSQFERWYQQAGTPELRVTGNWNAANLTYTLDVAQSCPDTPGQTSKLPFHIPLSVGLIDAAGKDVPLVLQASDAAPASTLVLNVTEASQRFVFKDIASEPVPSLLRGFSAPVKLHFPYSRAQLVHLMAHDSDAFSRWEAGQTLMMQDLQELIESARSGKELAIKADLLDALKRILDDQSIDPALVALMLSLPTESYLADQQSEIDPDAIHAARRFMRQEIARALHYSLLAAWDRLSDNAPYAFNADAVARRSLKNTALGFLAELDDVQARATVRKQYDEANNMTDTLAAIVALAELETGDDALAAFADKWQHDALVMDKWFAIQAGSRRLGTVAHTRKLMSHPGFALSNPNKVRSLIGMFLHNNLAGFHAKDGSGYAFAGDTILAVDALNPQVASRLAGCFNRWKKMEPARRALMRAQLDRLAAHEGLSRDVYEIVSRNLA
- a CDS encoding EAL domain-containing protein, whose product is MSESTVQHTFLHVLVIDDSDDDALLNILALRREGFAVKHIRVDTGPALISALESSAWDVVLSDFSMPNFSAHEALAIYQSYQLNAPFIVVTGTIGEESAVAMMKAGVNDFVLKTHLKRLPGVVERELREAENRRAKKETEHALRISQERYELALRGANDGLWDWDIRADQVYFSPRWRDMLGIAADEVMESFPNCFYNMIHPDDVAHLQASLDQHLEHQSPHLETEHRIMHRDGQWRWMLVRGMAMFEESTGAPYRMAGSLTDITARKRTEEQLLYDALHDGLTGLANRALFTDFLGFALGHATRDDGYLCAVLCLNLERFRYINDSFGHPFGDHVLRVTGERLMHARRGGDVVARFGGDEFAVLLDNIRDVQDAVQITETMLTELEKPIAIEGHEIYPAARVGISLSDAGYTHPEEMIRDADTAMHRAKSHKAKTRTRIEIFDSAMHGMMLKALKMEHEIRRAIEAGEFRAYYQPIINLKTGRLCAFEALVRWVKPDGSIVSPLDFIPLSEELGLVNQIGQQMLIQATAQIGEWEKSFPGNKLKVSVNLSSKQFNQPDLIQQIDDAIAQAGITPDRLELELTESTLIEHEDTASTVAVLDALRGRGIQILLDDFGTGYSSLSYLHRFPTNFLKIDGSFVQRITQTERHRSGAVVRTIVVLGHSLGMSLVAEGVETIEQLATLRGMNCDFAQGYLFAKPLPADEATRLIACNPVW
- a CDS encoding bifunctional nicotinamide-nucleotide adenylyltransferase/Nudix hydroxylase produces the protein MSEKRDFDYLVFIGRFQPFHNGHLWTLQHALRLADKVIVLCGSARQARTPRNPWTLDEREQLIRSSLSLEDQSRVFVVGVSDRMYNDQQWLTEVQNQVDRVIAVDTTKLDSSLTQFRIGLVGPPRGSYTDYLDLFPQWARVEASEVPDLQASRIRHAYFDPDRADDFEACKALLPSAVFDWLQTFRQSESFANLQNEYLFVKRYKQSWAAAPFPPTLVTVDAVVIHSGHVLLVRRRSPPGKGLWALPGGFVEPEERIRDAVIRELKEETRLKVPAPVLSGSIRASRVFDHPLRSLRGRTITHAFLIELAPTSEGLPKVRGSDDADRAKWVPLSEFTRMEEQLFEDHYYIVNWFLGQV
- a CDS encoding diguanylate cyclase gives rise to the protein MQVPTLPDNEADRLASLQRMQLLASPDEPCFDRITRIAQKLFKTPIVLISLVDTDQQWFKSCIGLTCRSTSRDISFCGHAILSDSLLVVPDALQDARFRDNPLVLGAPFIRFYAGCPLKNHEGYRIGTLCIIDDQPRQLTPDEYQSLQDLGAWVELAFLNRDLSGVQQSLIQELDQSKRLTQLDPLLNIWHREAILELLKRELSRAFHNKSRMAVALLDIDQFARVNQQVGHQASDLVLFDFVRRVKSCVRQFDTIGRYGNDEFLIILPDIEREGVCIRLSKLINEIRGAPFTSDATLIDLHASVGCVTIDYTLSTPNEQEVLAFLEQALSDAMATGGNKLIMRATENILQK
- a CDS encoding nitrite/sulfite reductase — its product is MYIYDDYDQALVDQRVAQFADQTNRFLAGELTGEEFRPLRLQNGLYIQRHAPMLRVAIPYGHLRADQVRKLAAIARTYDRSYAHFTTRQNIQYNWPKLEDVPAILAELATVQMHAIQTSGNCIRNTTTDQFAGVAFDEIVDPRPWCEIIRQWSTFHPEFAHLPRKFKIAVSGSVGDRAATLVHDIGLHAVRNAAGEVGFKVLVGGGLGRTPIIGSVIRDFLEPHHLLTYLDAILRVYNRYGRRDNKYKARIKILVKAMTPESFAAKVEAEWAFLKDGPATLTQAEIDRVSQFFTAPAYETLPGDDAGFVQLQAENKAFARFVERNVFKHKQPGYVAVTLSLKKTGVAPGDATADQLDAVADLADQYAYGELRVSHEQNLILADVKQSDVAALWESAKALGLATPNIGLLTDIIACPGGDFCDLANAKSIPIAEGVQKLFDNLDDLFDLGELDLNISGCMNSCGHHHVGNIGILGVDKNGSEWYQISLGGRQGYEASLGKVIGPSFAQDDVPGVIRQVIDVFVEQREGDERFIDVFDRVGIEPFKARVYQKERAHG